A stretch of DNA from Pseudoalteromonas sp. A25:
GCTTGATGACTTTCTCTTGTCAGCACATCTTCAAATGAGAAATCCCAATAATCAATATCAAAAGTATATTCATCAAAAGCATAAGACATCCCTAAATTGAGTGCTTCCGATGTTTCTGGTACTAAATTAGGATCACCAATCGTGCGGTTACCACCAAATGTCGTTGAGCCATCTTCAGGGTCAGTTATGTTGGCAAAGTTAGTTTGCACACCTTGTAGTTGATGCACTGAAGGTGCTCTAAATGAGGTGCTGAACGTGCCCCTAAAAGAAAGCTCTTCAGTGGCTAACCATAAAAACGACACTTTGGGATTGGTGGTGTCTCCGCCAAATTCGCCATAGTCTTCGTATCTAATTGCTGCACCTAATTCAAGGTTTTCACTCATCGGTAATAACACTTCGGCAAACAGTGCTTTTACATCGCGCTCCCCTGTAAAGTTTTGGTTACCAATTAAAAAAGCAAAACTATCTTGTTGGGTAAACGAGTCGTATACATTATTAATTGACTCATCACGATATTGAATACCAAGGGCGAAGCCCGCATCTCCGCCATCCAACTCAAATAACGAATCGCCGGTGATGACCGCCTCATAAACACGCATTTCTGATTCAGCATCCCCCATATAATCACCGATTATATAATCTCTTAATAACTCATTATTGGGGTCTTGTGGGTCAAATGGATTAAAGTAATAGCACTCACCTACGCCCGCTTGCGAAGCTGCGCCGCCACTACATTTATTACCTCCAAATCCATGTAAGGAAGCTTGGAAGTTGTCAGTTATCACATCTCTGGGATTTAAGATTGCATCGTTTGCAGCTGCGACAAACGACGCTTGCCAATAAATGCCCTCGGTTAACTCACCATCGGCACCAAAAGCAACCCGCGTTGTGGTGTGATCATAGTAATTAGTTTCTGTTGGTTTACCCACCCCATAAGGTCTACCTCTAAAAAATATATCTTCTCCGTATGGATTGTTGGGGTGAGATGCCAAAATGCTTGGTGCATTTAAAACCGGAAAGCTGGGTGACACTTCTCGGGTAATTTTGTTTCTTGCATAGCCAAGCTCAGCCCACATACGGGTCGTGTCGCTCCAGTCCCATTGAGCTCTCGCATACGCTTGCAGCCTATCTTCGTCAGGTACTGCGGTGATCTGTGGACCAAAATCAAACAAGCAAAATGAGTTGCCGTTGGACCCTTGTGACACACTCCCGCCATTTGCTGCACAATTGGGGTCGGCAACCGTCAGACCACTTGGGTTATTTTCATCAGCCAAAGAAGGAATAACGAAACTGCCCGGATTACCAAAGCTACTTGTTGCAGGCTTTAACCAATCAACTTCGTCAAGTAACAAACTAGAACGCTCTAAGTAACTGATAGCAAGCAGCATATGAGCAGAATCCGACACATATCCACCATAGGCAAAGTCGATTTTGGTATCATCTTGGCTGCCTTCGCTCCACCTGCTGCGATATTCATATTGAACCTCACCGCCTTCTAAATCATCTCGGGTAATAAAGTTAACAACCCCAGCGACGGCATCTGATCCATAAATAGCAGAGGCCCCGTCTTTTAAAATTTCTACCCGTTTAATCGCAAGTGCAGGGACCAACGAAGCAGTATCAACAAAGCTCGCCCCCTGATCGGTTACCACCGAGGAAGTCACTTGCCTAATGCCATTGAGTAATACAAGCGTAGATGACACCCCTAAGCCTCTTAAATTGACGTTAGAAGTACCAACAGTAAAGTTTTGCGATAAGTTATCAGAGTTGTTTTGAGAGCCAGCATTAAACGGTAGCACCTCTATCAAATCACGAATGTCGTTGGCACCTATATCCGTCAGATCGCTCAGCTCTGTACTAGAAATAGGAGAAGAACTCTCTGACTGTATCGATCGTCTGATCCGCGAACCAGTAACGACAATCGTTTCAATAGAACTTTGAGCTTGTACTTCATCGTTAGTTTCTGCATGAACGTTTGTGGATACGCACACCATGCAAAAACATGAGAGTAGGTGAGGTTTGTAATTACCCATTGTTTCCTCGCTTAGTTTCACTTTAATTGAGAGCCGTCAGTCACCTCCATGTGCCTTGAGCGTGTAAAACAAATAAACTAGATAAAGCATAGTTGGGGATTTTTAAAAGTCACAAATATTATGTGAGCTAGCAGGTTTTTATTGCGGGTTTTAAAATTAATAATTAAAAAAAGAATAAAAGCAAAAAATTTATACCTTCCCACCAGTTTAAATAATGGAAGATTTAATGCTAAAAACACCTTTCATCTTCTCGTTATGTTCTGATTTGAATGATGTTTTAATAAATAAAAAATTATAGATGCTTACAATCGCACGGTGATACTTACTTGCGTATATATACGCTTTCATGCCAAGCAGAGACAAGTTAGGGTAGCCATAAAGTAACAACGCTATTTCTATACATAGCGCTTGTAACCTCATTGGGTACTGACTAATAAGCTTTTAAGGCAACGTTTCATCAACATAAACATCACCCCAGCAAACAGCAGCGGCAATAGTACAAATGCAATAAACTTATGAGCAAGGTTATGCGTTACCACACTATTGCCCCTGAGTACCTTATCAGAAAGCTTTACTGCAAGTGCCTTATGCAACACTTTTACACCATGTTTTGCATGTTCTTTTAAGTCATTGCTAGAGAGTTCTGCGTGTAGCTCTTGAGTAACATTTTTAAAGTAGCC
This window harbors:
- a CDS encoding TonB-dependent receptor domain-containing protein, which produces MGNYKPHLLSCFCMVCVSTNVHAETNDEVQAQSSIETIVVTGSRIRRSIQSESSSPISSTELSDLTDIGANDIRDLIEVLPFNAGSQNNSDNLSQNFTVGTSNVNLRGLGVSSTLVLLNGIRQVTSSVVTDQGASFVDTASLVPALAIKRVEILKDGASAIYGSDAVAGVVNFITRDDLEGGEVQYEYRSRWSEGSQDDTKIDFAYGGYVSDSAHMLLAISYLERSSLLLDEVDWLKPATSSFGNPGSFVIPSLADENNPSGLTVADPNCAANGGSVSQGSNGNSFCLFDFGPQITAVPDEDRLQAYARAQWDWSDTTRMWAELGYARNKITREVSPSFPVLNAPSILASHPNNPYGEDIFFRGRPYGVGKPTETNYYDHTTTRVAFGADGELTEGIYWQASFVAAANDAILNPRDVITDNFQASLHGFGGNKCSGGAASQAGVGECYYFNPFDPQDPNNELLRDYIIGDYMGDAESEMRVYEAVITGDSLFELDGGDAGFALGIQYRDESINNVYDSFTQQDSFAFLIGNQNFTGERDVKALFAEVLLPMSENLELGAAIRYEDYGEFGGDTTNPKVSFLWLATEELSFRGTFSTSFRAPSVHQLQGVQTNFANITDPEDGSTTFGGNRTIGDPNLVPETSEALNLGMSYAFDEYTFDIDYWDFSFEDVLTRESHQAVVNANPNDPSRVVRTSAGTISIVNTKFINAEAIDTSGLDISASTIYRTDYGDFSPQLKATYLLSYDLMDASGKTTDGLGKLNRNTVGNPSPRLRGSIGLNWSSGMHRANFYIRHVASYTNDTSGANIDSFNTLDMQYSVNLGQVLKEDSETNLIVGVVNATDEAPPYVAIAGSYDPRTGDPRGRRAYIKFQFSF